From Panicum hallii strain FIL2 chromosome 2, PHallii_v3.1, whole genome shotgun sequence, a single genomic window includes:
- the LOC112881841 gene encoding probable carboxylesterase 2, translated as MDARILLPLLLFLLGSHCWTGAAAARRQLLQARRAGDPNSQVKFDFSPFLIEYKSGRVKRLMGTDVVAASSDALTGVTSRDVVIDPSTGVAARLYLPSFRASARVPVLVYFHGGAFVVESAFTPIYHAYLNTLAARAGVVAVSVNYRLAPEHPLPAAYDDSWAALRWVLANAAGSDPWLSQYGDLSRLFLAGDSAGGNIAHNLALRAGEEALDGGARIKGVALLDPYFQGQSPVGADATDPAYLQSAARTWSFICAGRYPINHPYADPLVLPAASWQHLGASRVLVTVSERDRLSPWQRAYYAALRGSGWPGEAELYETPGEGHVYFLTKLGSPQALAEMAKLVAFINRD; from the coding sequence ATGGACGCGCGGATCTTGCTCCCGCTGCTGCTCTTCCTCCTCGGCTCGCATTGCTGgaccggggcggcggcggcgaggcggcagcTGCTGCAGGCCCGGCGCGCCGGGGATCCCAACTCGCAGGTCAAGTTCGACTTCTCGCCGTTCCTCATCGAGTACAAGAGCGGGCGCGTGAAGCGGCTGATGGGCACCGACGTGGTGGCGGCGTCCTCGGACGCGCTCACGGGCGTCACCTCCCGCGACGTGGTCATCGACCCGTCCACGGGCGTCGCGGCGCGGCTGTACCTCCCGAGCTTCCGCGCCAGCGCCCGGGTGCCCGTGCTCGTCTACTTCCACGGCGGCGCGTTCGTGGTGGAGTCCgcgttcacgcccatctaccaCGCGTACCTCAACACGCTGGCGGCAAGGGCGGGCGTCGTGGCCGTGTCCGTGAACTACCGCCTGGCGCCGGAGCACCCGCTCCCGGCGGCGTACGACGACTCGTGGGCCGCGCTCAGGTGGGTGCTCGCGAACGCGGCCGGGTCGGACCCGTGGCTGTCCCAGTACGGCGACCTGTCGCGGCTGTTCCTCGCCGGTGACAGCGCGGGCGGCAACATCGCGCACAACCTGGCAttgcgcgcgggggaggaggccctggacggcggcgcgcggatcAAGGGCGTGGCGCTGCTGGACCCCTACTTCCAGGGCCAGAGCCCCGTGGGCGCGGACGCCACGGACCCGGCGTACCTCCAGTCGGCGGCGCGCACCTGGAGCTTCATCTGCGCGGGGCGGTACCCGATCAACCACCCCTACGCGGACCCGCTGGTGCTGCCGGCGGCGTCGTGGCAGCACCTGGGCGCGTCCCGCGTGCTGGTGACCGTGTCGGAGCGGGACCGGCTGAGCCCCTGGCAGCGCGCCTACTACGCCGCGCTCCGGGGCAGCGGCTGGCCCGGGGAGGCGGAGCTGTACGAGACCCCCGGCGAGGGCCACGTCTACTTCCTCACCAAGCTCGGCTCGCCGCAGGCGCTCGCCGAGATggccaagctcgtcgccttcaTTAACCGCGACTAG